One window from the genome of Bacteroidota bacterium encodes:
- a CDS encoding SDR family oxidoreductase, whose protein sequence is MMEKRIAIVTGASRGIGRAIAQKLSVDGFFVVMVVSTDIAGCETLRNEIGTDKSSAHLCHIGKSEPVAALFAEVMKQHGRVDVVVNNAGIIKDNMIWKMSEEDFDTVINVNLKGTWLMCKEAAKIMKEQKSGRVINISSRAWLGNRGQSNYSASKGGVNALTRVLALELGKFNVLVNAVAPGLIETPMTQALKPEVQQQLIDAQPTKTMGKPEDVANVVAFLASEKAQFITGQLIYVDGGKSIGAGS, encoded by the coding sequence ATTATGGAAAAAAGAATTGCAATTGTAACAGGCGCTTCCCGCGGAATCGGAAGAGCCATTGCGCAGAAACTTTCTGTTGACGGTTTTTTTGTTGTCATGGTCGTAAGCACGGATATTGCCGGCTGCGAAACACTCAGAAACGAAATCGGAACTGATAAATCTTCCGCACATCTTTGTCACATCGGCAAGTCAGAACCCGTTGCTGCGTTATTCGCAGAAGTGATGAAACAGCACGGGCGGGTTGATGTGGTGGTGAACAATGCCGGCATTATTAAGGACAATATGATTTGGAAAATGAGTGAGGAAGATTTTGACACTGTAATCAATGTCAACCTGAAAGGAACATGGCTCATGTGCAAAGAGGCGGCAAAAATCATGAAGGAACAAAAATCAGGAAGAGTAATAAATATTTCTTCCCGCGCATGGCTCGGCAACCGCGGGCAATCTAATTACTCGGCTTCCAAAGGAGGTGTAAACGCACTCACGCGTGTGCTCGCCCTGGAACTGGGCAAGTTCAATGTGCTGGTAAATGCCGTTGCCCCAGGACTGATTGAAACTCCCATGACACAAGCTTTGAAACCGGAAGTTCAGCAACAACTCATAGACGCGCAGCCGACAAAAACAATGGGCAAGCCCGAAGATGTTGCCAATGTGGTTGCTTTTCTTGCTTCTGAAAAGGCGCAGTTCATAACCGGACAATTAATTTATGTGGATGGAGGAAAAAGTATTGGAGCAGGGTCATGA
- a CDS encoding XdhC family protein, which yields MKNIYEIIIEIQKAGTNAVVCTIVNTKGSTPRKIGAKMIVYENGKIFGTIGGGELEKAVIKNALEQIKENEPKIFRHDLLHQHGMCCGGTVDIYIEPIMKKNKLYIFGAGHTGQALAKYAVNFQFEVVLIDDRKEYVDDCRQEEVSKMNLSYEQALKILPFDENTFICIMTYSHPIDRDILAFCIKKPFAYLGMIGSQRKVKMTKKMFTEGLNISEEELEKVDMPMGIDIGAEGPEEIAVSILGKLIAVKNKIILWKKELQL from the coding sequence ATGAAAAATATTTATGAAATAATAATTGAAATTCAGAAAGCAGGCACAAATGCAGTTGTCTGCACGATTGTAAATACAAAAGGAAGTACACCACGAAAAATAGGAGCGAAAATGATCGTGTACGAGAACGGCAAAATTTTCGGAACGATTGGAGGAGGAGAACTTGAAAAAGCAGTTATAAAAAACGCACTTGAACAGATAAAAGAAAATGAACCGAAAATATTTCGTCACGATTTGTTGCATCAGCACGGGATGTGCTGTGGCGGAACAGTTGATATTTATATTGAACCCATCATGAAGAAAAATAAACTTTACATTTTTGGCGCAGGACATACCGGACAAGCGCTTGCAAAATACGCTGTGAATTTTCAATTCGAAGTAGTGCTTATTGATGACCGAAAAGAATATGTGGATGATTGCAGGCAGGAAGAAGTAAGCAAAATGAATTTGTCATACGAGCAGGCGTTGAAGATTTTGCCTTTTGATGAAAACACTTTTATCTGCATCATGACTTATTCTCATCCCATTGACCGTGATATTCTTGCCTTCTGCATTAAGAAACCGTTTGCTTATCTCGGCATGATAGGCAGCCAGCGAAAAGTGAAGATGACAAAAAAAATGTTTACAGAAGGGTTAAACATTTCAGAAGAAGAGTTGGAAAAAGTGGATATGCCGATGGGAATAGATATTGGCGCGGAAGGTCCGGAAGAAATTGCGGTAAGCATACTCGGAAAATTAATCGCTGTTAAAAATAAAATCATATTATGGAAAAAAGAATTGCAATTGTAA
- a CDS encoding NTP transferase domain-containing protein gives MEETYGVVILAGGKSERMNFPKVFLDFNGETFLQKITETYFNADIKNICVVINKEYSEGEWKKQIESVKPFVSEIVKTDSNFGRFHSLKLGINKMLSCDFVFIQNADNPFVDKEIIERLMKNRYSLGYTQLFYQARKGHPVLISKKIIRLISATQGSEHNLRDILAEFPKIDVEVNDKRVLANINMKEDYEKYIFAQA, from the coding sequence ATGGAAGAGACTTATGGCGTAGTGATTCTTGCAGGAGGGAAGTCGGAACGCATGAATTTTCCGAAAGTATTTCTGGATTTCAATGGGGAAACTTTTCTGCAGAAAATTACCGAAACTTATTTTAATGCGGACATAAAAAATATTTGCGTAGTGATTAATAAAGAATACAGCGAAGGCGAGTGGAAAAAACAAATTGAATCAGTAAAACCGTTTGTTTCAGAAATAGTAAAAACAGATTCCAATTTTGGAAGATTTCATTCATTAAAACTCGGAATCAACAAAATGCTATCCTGTGATTTTGTTTTTATACAGAACGCTGATAATCCTTTCGTTGATAAAGAGATTATTGAAAGATTAATGAAGAACAGATATTCTCTCGGATACACGCAACTTTTTTATCAGGCAAGAAAAGGTCATCCCGTATTAATTTCAAAAAAAATCATTCGACTTATCAGCGCTACGCAGGGAAGCGAACATAACTTGAGGGATATTTTGGCGGAGTTCCCAAAAATAGATGTAGAAGTCAACGACAAACGAGTTCTTGCCAATATTAACATGAAAGAAGATTACGAGAAATATATTTTCGCGCAGGCATGA
- the bcrC gene encoding benzoyl-CoA reductase subunit C, with translation MKTLDTLLKECETLAFDLNFTRAKKWKTDGKDRILVGYLPIYVPREIIHAANGLLVGIMGSGDRKQIIKGDAYYQSYICHLPRGIIEMALDKNLDNFDGFMFPAICDCVRNLSGMFKLSKKGSFQRYFDYPQNFDALIGGTFYIQEMEKIMEDMYNVNKVKVTTEGINHAIKLYNKNRELIEKIYDIRQEFPWRLSAVETYHILRAGITIPVEEHNEILEQVVEHISKERGEPMDNIRVVVSGSFCEQPPIGLIKSIEMASCYIVEDDFMLGSRLILGNIKDNSSKPLEVLADAYINQSTFSSCFYDVGNPKGKRLVTLTKERNADGIIFSAASFCDPALLDRPQMQQECDAAGIPHINFQYHENTGQFKVIKEQAGTFSDSIKLWA, from the coding sequence ATGAAAACACTTGATACACTCCTGAAAGAATGCGAAACACTTGCCTTTGATCTGAATTTCACGAGGGCAAAAAAATGGAAAACAGATGGCAAAGACAGAATTCTTGTCGGCTATCTTCCTATTTATGTTCCGCGTGAAATTATTCACGCAGCTAATGGTTTACTGGTCGGAATCATGGGCTCGGGCGACAGAAAACAAATCATCAAAGGCGATGCGTATTATCAATCGTATATCTGCCATCTCCCGCGCGGAATTATTGAAATGGCGCTTGATAAAAACCTTGACAACTTTGACGGGTTCATGTTTCCCGCAATCTGCGACTGTGTAAGAAATCTTTCCGGCATGTTTAAACTTTCAAAGAAGGGAAGCTTTCAGCGCTACTTTGATTACCCTCAGAATTTTGACGCGCTCATCGGAGGCACTTTTTACATACAGGAAATGGAAAAGATAATGGAAGATATGTACAATGTAAATAAAGTGAAAGTAACTACGGAAGGAATAAATCATGCAATAAAACTTTATAACAAGAACAGAGAGTTGATAGAAAAAATATACGATATCCGTCAGGAATTTCCGTGGAGGTTATCTGCCGTAGAAACCTATCACATACTCCGGGCAGGAATAACAATTCCGGTAGAAGAACACAATGAAATTCTGGAACAGGTGGTAGAGCACATCAGTAAAGAGCGCGGAGAACCTATGGACAACATCAGAGTTGTTGTAAGCGGTTCTTTCTGCGAGCAGCCGCCTATCGGCTTGATAAAATCCATTGAGATGGCTAGTTGTTATATTGTGGAAGATGATTTCATGCTTGGTTCAAGATTAATTCTTGGAAACATTAAAGATAATTCCAGCAAGCCGTTGGAAGTGCTTGCGGACGCGTACATCAATCAAAGCACATTTTCTTCCTGCTTTTATGATGTTGGAAATCCCAAAGGAAAAAGGTTGGTTACACTTACGAAAGAAAGAAATGCGGATGGAATAATTTTTTCTGCAGCAAGTTTCTGCGATCCTGCTTTGCTTGATCGTCCGCAAATGCAACAGGAATGTGACGCTGCCGGAATTCCGCACATTAATTTTCAGTATCATGAAAATACCGGACAGTTCAAAGTGATAAAAGAACAGGCAGGAACTTTTTCAGATTCAATAAAACTCTGGGCATAA
- the bcrB gene encoding benzoyl-CoA reductase subunit B → MADPKEAIKEKSMNLQKDMLAKQFHDLGKAKELGKKVVYTFVPGNLTELILSFDMLPVYPEINALQSGMRKKSGSYIKDAEKMGYSEDVCTYVKCDIGMMLNGNIGPTGEKLPSPDLLLLSYTGCFTFLKWFENLERLYPGVPVAMLHTPYQEDGKITQDQIDYMVKQLKEDVIPKMEKVSGKKYDQTRLSKMMENSVKAEDLLVKVLESAKNVPSPIDAYFAGVYYIGPIFTAFRGTEAAVEYYTELWNEVQERMRLGLGPVTPEGEIKEQKFRLVVEGPPNWTNFREFWKIFYDMGAVIVASSYTKVGGVYDLGFRHDPKEPLESLSKYCMGVYTNMNLPQRVGLLEKYVKEYKADGFLINSIKSCNSFSAGQLMIMREIEQRTGVPVGFIESDLVDPRYFSYANIKNRLESYFQMLGQRKIILKQEGVLA, encoded by the coding sequence ATGGCAGACCCCAAAGAAGCAATCAAAGAAAAAAGCATGAACCTTCAAAAGGATATGCTCGCAAAACAATTTCATGATCTCGGTAAAGCAAAAGAGCTTGGAAAAAAAGTAGTGTACACTTTCGTTCCAGGAAATCTCACCGAACTGATTCTTTCGTTCGATATGCTTCCCGTTTATCCTGAAATAAATGCATTGCAATCAGGCATGCGAAAAAAATCCGGTTCTTATATTAAGGACGCAGAAAAAATGGGCTATTCCGAAGACGTTTGCACCTATGTGAAGTGTGATATTGGCATGATGTTGAACGGAAATATCGGTCCCACCGGAGAAAAACTTCCTTCGCCCGATTTGCTTTTGCTTAGTTATACAGGATGTTTCACATTTTTAAAATGGTTTGAAAATCTTGAGCGACTTTATCCCGGAGTTCCGGTTGCTATGTTGCACACTCCTTATCAGGAAGATGGAAAAATTACGCAAGATCAAATTGATTACATGGTAAAGCAGTTGAAAGAAGATGTGATTCCGAAAATGGAAAAGGTATCAGGGAAAAAATATGATCAAACACGTTTGTCAAAGATGATGGAGAATTCTGTGAAGGCAGAAGATTTACTAGTGAAAGTTTTAGAGAGTGCAAAAAATGTTCCTTCGCCCATTGATGCTTATTTCGCTGGTGTATATTACATCGGTCCCATCTTCACAGCATTTCGCGGAACAGAAGCAGCCGTTGAATATTATACCGAACTCTGGAACGAAGTTCAGGAGAGAATGAGACTTGGACTTGGTCCCGTTACACCGGAAGGAGAAATCAAAGAACAAAAATTTCGTTTGGTGGTGGAAGGTCCGCCCAACTGGACAAACTTCCGCGAGTTCTGGAAAATATTTTATGATATGGGCGCGGTCATTGTCGCTTCTTCCTATACAAAAGTTGGTGGAGTTTACGATTTAGGTTTCCGCCACGATCCGAAAGAGCCGCTCGAAAGTTTGTCAAAATATTGCATGGGTGTTTACACAAACATGAATTTGCCTCAGCGAGTAGGTTTATTGGAAAAATATGTGAAGGAATATAAAGCCGATGGCTTTTTAATCAACTCTATCAAATCATGCAATTCATTTTCTGCAGGACAATTAATGATCATGCGCGAAATCGAGCAGCGCACAGGTGTTCCTGTTGGTTTCATAGAAAGTGATTTAGTAGATCCAAGATATTTTTCCTATGCGAATATTAAGAATCGTTTGGAATCCTATTTCCAGATGCTAGGACAGCGAAAAATTATTTTGAAACAGGAAGGAGTTTTAGCATAA
- a CDS encoding benzoyl-CoA reductase subunit A, producing the protein MNKYYLGVDLGSTTSKAVIINEDDEIIGRGITNTRSNYSVAADIARDEAVYNARFSILQKKMGDEMKAKPEYKRYIIDLESVFQYEQFKVRLDKLGDELVRTCNEFFKDEKKRNEILGHLRSIRKVFKPVIKHDYLYNNLGAKNQFFRDIVSEKYNEEVNKLDMSLFEPLMTVWDKSISPAENQRVTFNFKELVHKAMDELKEKYKNLPETSADSTSVNFDAEMNLLKGNFTHVSETLRAHIDEIAEIEFNITNMTGTGYGRALLPFPEDCIRSEILCHAFGAHAVFPETRTVLDIGGQDTKAIQVDKYGLVTSFQMNDRCAAGCGRYLGYIADEMSISLNELGPMAMKAEKEVIICSTCTVFAGAELRELTNLGEKREDILGGLHKAIIMRAMSLIARSGGVFNEFTFTGGVARNPAVIKYLGQLVKENYGDKIKINIHTDSIFMGALGGAMFARRNIQADLPSEKKSKALA; encoded by the coding sequence ATGAATAAATATTATTTAGGAGTTGACCTTGGTTCAACCACATCCAAAGCGGTGATCATTAACGAGGACGATGAAATTATCGGACGCGGAATCACAAACACGCGTTCTAATTATTCTGTGGCTGCTGACATTGCCCGCGATGAAGCTGTTTACAATGCGCGCTTTTCCATCCTCCAGAAAAAAATGGGAGATGAAATGAAAGCGAAACCCGAGTATAAAAGATACATTATTGATCTGGAAAGTGTTTTTCAATACGAGCAATTCAAGGTTCGTCTGGATAAACTGGGAGATGAATTGGTAAGAACCTGCAATGAATTTTTTAAAGATGAAAAAAAGAGAAATGAAATCCTCGGGCATTTGAGAAGTATCCGCAAAGTATTCAAGCCGGTAATCAAACACGATTACCTGTACAATAATCTTGGAGCAAAAAATCAGTTCTTCCGCGATATTGTTTCTGAAAAATATAATGAGGAAGTGAACAAGCTCGATATGTCGCTCTTCGAACCGCTAATGACCGTGTGGGACAAGAGTATCAGCCCTGCCGAAAATCAACGCGTAACTTTTAATTTCAAAGAACTCGTTCATAAAGCAATGGACGAGTTGAAAGAAAAATATAAAAATCTTCCTGAAACTTCTGCAGACAGCACCAGCGTGAATTTTGATGCTGAAATGAATTTGCTGAAAGGAAATTTTACTCATGTTTCAGAAACTCTTCGTGCGCATATTGATGAAATTGCTGAAATAGAATTCAACATTACCAACATGACCGGAACTGGTTACGGCCGTGCACTTTTACCTTTTCCGGAAGATTGCATTCGTTCTGAAATTTTATGTCATGCGTTTGGAGCTCATGCTGTTTTCCCTGAAACAAGAACTGTTTTGGATATTGGCGGACAGGACACAAAAGCAATTCAGGTGGATAAGTACGGATTAGTTACAAGTTTCCAGATGAATGATCGCTGCGCTGCTGGGTGCGGAAGATACCTCGGCTATATTGCGGATGAGATGAGTATTTCGCTGAATGAATTGGGTCCCATGGCAATGAAAGCGGAGAAAGAAGTTATTATTTGTTCTACTTGTACTGTATTTGCCGGTGCTGAACTCCGCGAACTTACCAACCTTGGAGAGAAGCGCGAAGATATTTTGGGAGGATTGCACAAAGCCATCATTATGCGTGCTATGTCTTTGATTGCGCGTTCAGGAGGAGTGTTCAATGAATTTACTTTCACAGGAGGAGTTGCGAGAAATCCGGCAGTCATAAAATATCTCGGACAACTTGTAAAAGAAAATTACGGAGACAAAATAAAAATCAACATCCACACCGATTCTATTTTTATGGGAGCATTGGGTGGAGCAATGTTTGCGCGAAGAAATATACAAGCTGATTTACCTTCTGAAAAGAAGAGTAAAGCATTGGCATGA
- a CDS encoding SBBP repeat-containing protein, which produces MKKLIFFFALFFLSIFSFSQEWEWTKVAGGPAVDKITGIATDLTGNIFVTGYFDSIIAFDSTRLVSAGGTDVFIAKYDADGVLLWAKQVGGQNDDYANAISTDITGNCYITGFFFIQGATTTMGSTTITQAGDADIFVSKFNPSGNLLWVRNGGGKTEDGGFGIATDVSGNSYVCGYFSGTALFGNTKITSVGYSDVFVSKYDAAGNLVWIRTGGGAYQDEAYAISTDVAGNCYLTGYFTGNATFGGTALASAGYFDTDIFLIKYNPSGIMLWAKRAGGTANDIGYGIDVANNGQIFVGGVFYGTKSFGGNMLTRVSGSNGFLAKFESSGKLAWTRGTNGTGLNEYRKVSTDAAGNCYVAAAISQDVLFGSINITSAGGKDACIVKYDQKGSLMWVLQGGGTEDDEGMTISSDQAGNCYVGGEFNTNGEFGRLKFSGWGLQDIFISRIK; this is translated from the coding sequence ATGAAAAAACTGATTTTTTTCTTCGCACTGTTTTTCTTGAGTATCTTTTCATTTTCACAGGAATGGGAGTGGACAAAAGTTGCCGGAGGTCCTGCGGTAGATAAAATAACAGGCATTGCTACAGATCTGACAGGAAATATTTTCGTAACAGGATATTTTGACAGCATCATTGCTTTTGACAGTACACGCCTTGTAAGCGCGGGCGGAACCGATGTATTCATCGCAAAATACGATGCCGATGGCGTTCTCCTATGGGCAAAACAGGTTGGCGGGCAAAATGATGACTACGCAAACGCTATCAGTACAGATATTACCGGCAACTGCTATATAACAGGATTCTTTTTTATCCAAGGTGCAACTACAACCATGGGAAGCACCACCATTACACAAGCAGGAGACGCAGATATATTTGTTTCAAAGTTCAATCCTTCCGGAAACCTCTTATGGGTACGCAATGGAGGAGGCAAAACTGAAGACGGAGGTTTTGGAATTGCAACCGATGTTTCTGGAAACAGTTACGTGTGCGGATATTTCAGCGGTACCGCTTTGTTTGGAAATACAAAAATTACGAGTGTTGGCTACAGCGATGTGTTTGTATCCAAATACGATGCAGCAGGTAATCTTGTCTGGATAAGAACCGGAGGCGGTGCTTATCAGGACGAAGCATACGCCATCAGCACCGATGTTGCCGGCAACTGTTATCTCACAGGATATTTTACCGGCAATGCCACGTTTGGAGGAACAGCGCTTGCAAGTGCAGGATACTTTGATACAGATATATTCTTAATAAAATATAACCCGAGCGGTATAATGTTATGGGCAAAGCGCGCAGGAGGAACCGCAAACGACATTGGCTATGGAATTGATGTGGCAAACAACGGGCAAATTTTTGTAGGAGGTGTTTTCTATGGAACAAAATCTTTTGGGGGGAATATGTTAACAAGAGTATCCGGAAGCAACGGTTTTCTGGCAAAATTTGAATCGAGCGGAAAGTTAGCTTGGACAAGAGGCACAAACGGAACCGGCTTAAACGAATACAGAAAAGTTTCTACCGATGCCGCAGGAAATTGTTATGTGGCTGCCGCTATCAGCCAAGATGTTTTGTTTGGAAGCATTAATATTACTAGCGCGGGTGGAAAAGATGCGTGCATAGTAAAATACGATCAGAAGGGAAGCTTGATGTGGGTTCTTCAGGGAGGCGGAACAGAAGATGATGAAGGCATGACTATTTCTTCTGATCAGGCAGGCAATTGTTACGTGGGCGGTGAATTCAATACAAATGGAGAATTCGGCAGACTGAAATTTTCAGGATGGGGTCTTCAGGATATTTTCATTTCGAGGATAAAATAA
- a CDS encoding NAD-dependent epimerase/dehydratase family protein, whose amino-acid sequence MIYIYSMILVTGGTGLIGAHLLHDLIKKGERVRALRRTKSNLDEVRKIFAYYSSNADELFSKIEWVEGEMLDIFSLAEAMIDVRHVYHCSAIVSLNPKHGERMIHTNLTGTANMVNVALEKKIQKFCHVSSVAALGIEFGKEITEETYWNEKTNFSAYAISKYLSENEVWRASQEGLNMVIVNPSVVVGPGNWRRSSGDIFLSANKGFRWYTSGGIGYVDVRDVVRAMTVLMNNEIKNEKFILSSENLPYKKFMEMVYSSLGKAVPDKKAGKFILEIAWRLDKLQSSLTNSRHILTREIAKYSQMNLSYSSRKFQNAFQFEFMPVLQSVNDTVSHFLADSIINSK is encoded by the coding sequence ATGATTTACATTTACTCTATGATTTTAGTTACGGGTGGAACCGGATTAATTGGCGCTCATCTTTTACATGACCTTATTAAAAAAGGCGAACGTGTGAGGGCATTGAGAAGAACAAAAAGCAATCTGGATGAAGTTAGGAAAATTTTTGCCTATTATTCTTCAAATGCCGATGAGCTTTTCTCAAAAATTGAATGGGTTGAAGGCGAGATGCTTGATATTTTTTCTTTGGCTGAAGCGATGATAGATGTAAGACATGTTTATCACTGCTCTGCCATTGTTTCCCTGAATCCGAAACACGGTGAAAGAATGATTCATACCAATCTTACTGGCACAGCAAACATGGTAAATGTTGCGCTGGAAAAAAAAATTCAGAAGTTCTGCCATGTAAGTTCGGTGGCTGCTCTGGGTATTGAATTCGGAAAAGAAATTACAGAAGAAACCTATTGGAATGAGAAAACTAATTTTTCCGCTTATGCCATTAGTAAATACTTGTCAGAAAATGAAGTATGGCGAGCCTCTCAGGAAGGGCTAAATATGGTTATTGTAAATCCATCGGTCGTAGTAGGACCCGGCAACTGGAGGAGAAGCAGCGGAGACATTTTTCTTAGCGCTAATAAAGGATTTCGCTGGTACACAAGCGGAGGAATTGGTTATGTAGATGTGCGCGATGTTGTGAGAGCAATGACTGTGCTGATGAACAACGAAATTAAAAACGAAAAATTCATTCTATCATCTGAAAACCTGCCGTACAAAAAATTTATGGAGATGGTTTATAGCTCGTTAGGCAAAGCAGTTCCCGATAAAAAAGCAGGAAAATTTATTCTAGAAATTGCGTGGCGGCTTGATAAACTACAAAGTTCGCTTACAAACTCCCGGCATATTTTAACAAGGGAAATCGCAAAATATTCGCAAATGAATTTATCCTACTCCAGTCGAAAATTTCAAAACGCATTTCAGTTTGAATTCATGCCTGTTCTGCAATCGGTTAATGACACAGTTTCGCATTTTCTTGCCGATTCCATAATCAATTCAAAGTAA
- a CDS encoding tyrosine--tRNA ligase — translation MKKNFVEELKWRGMLHDVMPGTEELLNKETVAGYIGFDPTADSLHVGSLAQIMTLLHFQKAGHKPIALVGGATGMVGDPSGKSEERNLLDEKILNHNLGCIKVQLEKFLDFNCGKNSAEIVNNYDWLKEYDALDFARDIGKHITVSYMMAKESVKSRLDAGMSFTEFMYQLFQGYDFYYLWKNKNVKLQMGGSDQWGNIVTGTELIRRKGKGEAFALTTQLVKKSDGSKFGKTESGNIWLDPKKTSPYQFFQFWMNASDDDAKTYIRIFTLLTEEEIELLEHKHSEAPHLRLLQKALAKDVTVRVHSENDFNSAVEASEILFGESTAEALKKLSEDDLLSAFDGVPQMEIFKSELEKGINAVDFFSEKTKIFPSKGEARKMIQQGGVAINKEKLSNIKALISSSHLLNGKYILAQKGKKNYYLIKSV, via the coding sequence ATGAAAAAGAATTTTGTTGAAGAACTCAAATGGCGCGGAATGCTTCACGATGTGATGCCCGGCACCGAAGAATTATTGAATAAGGAAACTGTGGCTGGATATATCGGTTTTGACCCCACTGCGGATTCTTTGCATGTGGGAAGTTTAGCGCAGATAATGACGCTTCTTCATTTTCAGAAAGCAGGACACAAACCAATCGCTTTGGTTGGTGGAGCAACAGGAATGGTGGGAGACCCTTCGGGGAAATCTGAAGAAAGGAATTTACTCGATGAAAAAATATTGAATCACAATCTTGGATGCATAAAAGTTCAGTTAGAAAAATTTCTTGACTTCAACTGCGGAAAAAATTCTGCCGAGATTGTGAATAATTACGATTGGCTGAAAGAATACGATGCTCTTGATTTTGCGCGCGACATCGGAAAGCACATTACAGTCAGTTACATGATGGCAAAGGAATCTGTGAAAAGCAGATTAGATGCAGGAATGTCATTCACTGAATTTATGTATCAACTTTTTCAAGGGTATGATTTTTATTATTTATGGAAAAATAAAAATGTGAAACTCCAGATGGGCGGTTCCGACCAGTGGGGAAATATTGTTACCGGAACTGAACTTATCAGAAGGAAGGGCAAGGGAGAAGCATTTGCATTGACAACCCAACTCGTCAAAAAATCTGATGGAAGTAAGTTTGGTAAAACAGAAAGCGGAAATATTTGGCTTGATCCAAAGAAAACATCTCCTTACCAATTTTTTCAATTCTGGATGAATGCATCTGATGATGATGCGAAAACATATATCAGGATTTTCACGTTGCTGACCGAAGAAGAAATTGAACTGCTCGAACACAAACACAGCGAAGCGCCTCATCTTCGTCTTTTGCAAAAAGCATTAGCAAAGGATGTAACTGTAAGAGTTCACTCTGAAAATGATTTTAATTCAGCGGTGGAAGCATCTGAAATTTTGTTTGGCGAATCCACAGCAGAAGCATTAAAAAAACTTTCTGAAGATGATTTGCTTTCTGCCTTTGATGGAGTGCCTCAGATGGAAATTTTTAAATCTGAACTTGAAAAAGGAATCAATGCGGTAGATTTTTTTTCCGAGAAAACAAAAATATTTCCTTCTAAAGGAGAAGCCCGGAAAATGATTCAGCAGGGTGGCGTTGCCATTAATAAGGAAAAACTCAGTAATATTAAGGCATTAATTTCTTCATCACATCTTCTCAATGGCAAATACATCCTTGCTCAAAAAGGAAAGAAGAATTACTACCTTATCAAATCAGTATAA